The genomic stretch AAGCACCAGCCTCTCGAGTGTGGTGGGGAAGCAGCAGCCTCCcgagtgtggtagggaagcaccaGCCTCCCGAGTGTGGTGGGGAAGCACCAGCCTCTCGAGTGTGGTGGGGAAGCACCAGCCTCCCGAGTGTGGCGGGGAAGCACCAGCCTCCCGAGTGTGGCGGGGAAGCACCAGCCTCCCGAGTGTGGTGGGGaagcaccagcctccctcccgtcACCCTGTCATCTCGCCAACGTCTCCCACGTTCAGTAAAAGTGTGTCACACTTGCAGAACTGCAGACGCTTTTTACACACTTGCAGTACTTCCCAACACCGAGCAAATATGAAGATGATCcattgccctcacacacacacacatacacacacacacacacacacacacacacacacgtctgtaggAGACGAGACCGTCTCTACCAAACCTCTCGTACATGAGGAGGAGATTGTGTCTGGTCGTCAGCCACACCCCAGGCGCTCCAGACACCCCAGCCACAAGACCTgctaaaaatatatgtatatctatacgaCCTCTGGCGTCTATCCGGCCAGCATTAGGAAATGGGTCTGGTGACCATTTCGGTGTGTTAGGGGCAGCCGGTGTGCCCTGCGTACAGCCGGCTCCAGGCTCTCCGGGATGAAACACAGTCCTCCGCTAACCCAATTGACTTCGCGATAGGAACGCGGGTTCGAGCCCAGGGCAGGCTACTTTCAGGGATGAGATCTCTCGTCTCTTGCTTGCTGGGTGAGGTTAATGATGTAATGCCCTCCATGTGGGAGGAAGTGACGTGAGATGACCTGCCTGGTGGCTGGGACCTGACGTATGACCTGTGCACCATAACCTGACCCCGTATATGCCGTGACCTAACTCCTCCACTACTGTGAACTGACCCATGAGTACCATGACCTGACATACGAGTAtcatgacctgacccatgagTACCGTGACCTGACCCATGAATAAAGTGACCTGACCCGTTAGTACCATGACCTAACCCGTTATTACCATGATCTGACCCGTGAGTACCATAACCTAACCCGTGAGTaccgacctgacccttgagtaccatgacctgacccgtgagtaccatgacctgacccatgagTATAGTTAGatcaggttaagctaggttaggttaagccaGATAAAGTCAGGCTATATTAGGTTGGGCTAACTTAAATTAAGTTAGATAATGTAAAGTTAGATCACATCAAGTTAGGTCAAGTTAGATAGTACATTACAGGCCAGGTGgatcaaaggaaaataaaaaaagaaaacttggcCAACTGATAACAAAACAGACATTTCGTTTATTTGTTCATCTGGAACAGAGAACAGCGTCTCCTTTCAGGAACACATCCTGAAGCCACAGGTGGATGGCACCACTGTCCAGGCTACAGTGTGTCAGagacccccacacccctcctcctcctcctcagggtgGCTCAGAAGAAGGATTGAGTTGGCAACAGTTGGTCTCCCAGAGCTGGTGGCTGCCTCTCTCAATGAGCGAGTAGCGATCACCTCTACTCCTTTGTCTCGTAGGGTCTTAGTTGGCACGAGCAAAATAGATGCGAGTAGCAGCGAGTCACGGAGCCTGATGGTTGCTACGACGTGGATAAGCTTAATCTTGATATATACACCACCAAGGAAGGACACAGTGAAGGAATTCGAGGACATTACTACGTATTACATAGCCATGTAGGATCATAACAGGAAGGAAAGAAGTGAAGGATATGTCCAACGCAGGAGTAGATGAAGGAAGGTTGTGTGGAAGACGAAGCTAGAGTAGCGAGGCGATCAGCCCAGTGAGAGGCAAAGGAGaattggaagagagaggagtaatggGTGACGACCACaacttttaaaagttttttaGCCAATCTGATATGATCACTAGAGACAGGCTACTCGAACGAGGCccagacagaacaaccagaactCATAACAATGGTACTGAGGTTGTTAACAACATACAGTAGTGACCAAAGTTGTATAATAATAGTGACAAGTCAAGAGTCGAGACCCAGAGGagtggagaactccctccctgtagggTATAGATAGTTgatctcatacacacacacacacacacacacacacacgcacacacacacgaagtaatCCAACATAGTACACAAACAATTCAAGCCTtgtcctccacctcttcctcctaacCCCATTTTCAACGCAGTGCAGTTACAATACCAACCAATTACTGTTCACTACCATGGAataatgtgatgtgatgtatgCCTCAGACTCGCCCCGCGCCACACCTTAGCAAGATGATCCACGTCTGCAGGAGACCCGTCCCAACAGATTGCGTCTGGATGGATTCATTTAATATATTGAATCACTGCAATTTGTGTCCATTTACATACTGATGATGCAGTCTGGCAACACGGgcctcgcatgtgtgtgtgtgtgtgtgtgtgtgtgtgtgtaaaaaaaagttTACCCATGTTCGCTAATTCCGAGTAAACTCATCTCTAATGCCAGTAATTTTTCCACAGACTTGGTCCAGGGTGAAGGAGGCATCCTGTCGGTCGTGTTCCCCGAGGGGGCCAAGAGGGTGGCTCCCTTGCCCCGCCCGGAGGAggacgccccaccaccaccaccgcccgagTCGTCCGCCCTCCCTACCAAGGCTGTCGTCAAGCGCTCCACCGACGGCTCTGAGGGATACATGACCGCCATAGGCTACGATCCGATGTCAGCTTGGGCCAAGAGGAGCGACTACGACCCAGGCTACGAGTCGTATATGCAGTCTATTGCCTACGACCCCATGATGGCTTGGGGCAAGAGAGATGCCAAGAGGGACGGCTTCGATTCCTACATGCAGAGCATTGGCTACGACCCCATGATGGCTTGGAGCAAGAAGGACGAGTACTCTAACCCCTACCTGCAGAGCGTGGGTTACGACCCTCTGTCTACCTTCGCGAAGAAGACGGTGAAGCGGAGCAGTGAGACCCCCGTGGGTTATAGCCAGCAGGACCTCCCCAGCAGGCCGCGCAAGAGGGACGAGTACGCCGACACCTACTACCCTCAGCATTTCTTCAGCGGTGGTATGAAGAAGCAAGACCCCTACCTGGACGTGTACATCCCTAACCACTTCATGCACAGCTACAAACGATCCATCAACCCTTACCTCCTCTCTCTGGCGTCCAACGACTGGAAGAGGGCACCTAACGACATGGGCGCCCAGGGATTCCACGAGGGAATTTTCACTCACAATTTTGGCGATTTCTCCCCCGTGAAGAGAGGCAAGAGGGAGGCTGAACCATCCCAGATGCTGGAATCCAGGGCGTCAGATGCGGCCTCTCATGAAGCCCCCGCCGGCACACCTGACTCCGCTGACCTCTCTACCGTGAACAAGAGGCGACTTGGCATGGGAGCGAGTGGGTTCCACGGAGACACCTTCAGCCAAGGCTTCGGAGACTTCTCCACCATGAAGAAGCGTCGTCTGGGCATGGGAGCCAGTGGCTTCCATGGTGATACCTTTAGCCAAGGTTTTGGAGATTTTTCCACCATGAAAAAGAGGCGAATGGGAATGGGAGCCAGCGGGTTCCATGGCGACACCTTCAGCCAAGGTTTTGGGGATTTCTCCACCATGAAGAAGCGTCGCCTTGGGATGGGAGCCAGCGGCTTCCACGGTGACACCTTCAGTCAGGGTTTCGGGGATTTCTCAACCATGAAGAAACGACGACTTGGCATGGGAGCAAGTGGGTTCCACGGAGACACCTTCAGCCAAGGCTTCGGTGACTTCTCCACCATGAAGAAGCGTCGCCTGGGAATGGGAGCCAGTGGGTTTTATGGAGACACCTTCAGCCAAGGTTTCGGAGACTTCTCCACCATGAAGAAAAGGCGAATGGGAATGGGAGCCAGCGGGTTCCATGGCGACACCTTCAGCCAAGGCTTCGGTGATTTCTCCACTATGAAAAAGCGTCGCATGGGAATGGGGGCGAGTGGCTTCCATGGCGACACTTTTAGTCAAGGATTCGGGGACTTCTCCACCATGAAGAGAAACGCAGACCCCAGCGGAGGATATGGGGACTTTCCGGTAGTAAAGAAGGAATCAGATGAAGAAAAGGTTGAACAACTGGAAGCAAAAGAGAAGGAGGGCACGAGAAGAAAGCGTGAGGTAGAATATGGCCGAGATACGGACGAACTCCGTCCAGAGATGGGGTCCAGGTCGATCTACGGCGTCTCTGACACCATAGCGAAGCTGCCGACAGAGAACGAAATGGCAATGCTGCAGCAGAtgcacgaagaggaggaggagggacgcgtGAAGAGGAACCTGGAGGAGAGCGACATGTTGCAGGTGGAGGTGAAACCCCCTATCGAGACCGACCTCTCGTCCAGGAGTCGGCGGTATGTACAAGCGTATGACGTGGGCGGCGACACCTTCGTCGCCCTGGAAGAGGATAATCGACCACTCTACAAGCGGTCCGCCATCGACTGGGACTCCTCAAGTGACATGTTTACCGGAGGATTCGACAACTTCGACACCATGAAGAGACGTCGATGAGGCCCAttaccctctccccttcctcctccaccttgatGTGATCCCCTCCGTCTCCGATACCCACCCTCCCGCCCGTCAGGCCAACCCTCTCGTATTTTGGCTTCAATATCTGACATTATACCGTTGGTAACTTGGTTCCTTGACACGTCACCCTTCCGTCGACCTCCATTC from Panulirus ornatus isolate Po-2019 chromosome 30, ASM3632096v1, whole genome shotgun sequence encodes the following:
- the LOC139758422 gene encoding uncharacterized protein, whose product is MPSSGGSYKPSAALTKGLVAWVMLIQVGVALGVAQSPTPLPHTPDGSQEVLYTRTTHPPALHSQQDTDEDLVQGEGGILSVVFPEGAKRVAPLPRPEEDAPPPPPPESSALPTKAVVKRSTDGSEGYMTAIGYDPMSAWAKRSDYDPGYESYMQSIAYDPMMAWGKRDAKRDGFDSYMQSIGYDPMMAWSKKDEYSNPYLQSVGYDPLSTFAKKTVKRSSETPVGYSQQDLPSRPRKRDEYADTYYPQHFFSGGMKKQDPYLDVYIPNHFMHSYKRSINPYLLSLASNDWKRAPNDMGAQGFHEGIFTHNFGDFSPVKRGKREAEPSQMLESRASDAASHEAPAGTPDSADLSTVNKRRLGMGASGFHGDTFSQGFGDFSTMKKRRLGMGASGFHGDTFSQGFGDFSTMKKRRMGMGASGFHGDTFSQGFGDFSTMKKRRLGMGASGFHGDTFSQGFGDFSTMKKRRLGMGASGFHGDTFSQGFGDFSTMKKRRLGMGASGFYGDTFSQGFGDFSTMKKRRMGMGASGFHGDTFSQGFGDFSTMKKRRMGMGASGFHGDTFSQGFGDFSTMKRNADPSGGYGDFPVVKKESDEEKVEQLEAKEKEGTRRKREVEYGRDTDELRPEMGSRSIYGVSDTIAKLPTENEMAMLQQMHEEEEEGRVKRNLEESDMLQVEVKPPIETDLSSRSRRYVQAYDVGGDTFVALEEDNRPLYKRSAIDWDSSSDMFTGGFDNFDTMKRRR